A part of Thermococcus sp. JdF3 genomic DNA contains:
- a CDS encoding ABC transporter ATP-binding protein yields MLEVRGLSFSYGDFSIEGVTLEVKEGEVVTLLGPNGSGKTTILKAIYGLLKPKERCVFIDGRDFHELPIRERAKLAGYVPQSHTPPFPYTVLDVVVTGLASQLGPFESPRKEHYEKALEKLRLLGLERFKDKPYTQLSGGQMQLILIARALVQEPRFLLLDEPTAHLDFKNQVKVLGIVKRLAREEGISAIMTLHDPNLASLYSDRIALVKEGKIRAVGRPHEVLREEMLRDVYGVPVCVLEFDGFRLILPRTEVIQ; encoded by the coding sequence ATGCTTGAGGTCAGAGGCCTGTCGTTCAGCTACGGCGATTTCAGCATCGAAGGGGTCACCCTCGAGGTGAAGGAAGGGGAAGTCGTGACGCTCCTCGGCCCCAACGGGAGCGGGAAGACCACCATACTGAAGGCAATCTACGGGCTGCTGAAGCCAAAGGAAAGGTGCGTCTTCATTGACGGGCGGGACTTCCATGAACTGCCCATCAGGGAGAGGGCCAAGTTGGCCGGCTACGTCCCCCAGTCCCACACGCCGCCCTTCCCCTACACGGTTCTGGACGTGGTCGTCACAGGTTTGGCTTCCCAGCTCGGTCCCTTTGAGAGCCCGAGAAAAGAGCACTATGAGAAGGCCCTCGAAAAGCTCAGGCTCCTCGGACTCGAGCGCTTTAAGGATAAACCTTACACCCAGCTGAGCGGCGGACAGATGCAGCTGATTCTGATAGCGAGGGCCCTCGTCCAGGAGCCGAGGTTTCTGCTCCTCGACGAGCCAACGGCTCACCTTGACTTCAAGAACCAGGTCAAAGTCCTCGGGATAGTCAAGAGGCTCGCGCGGGAGGAGGGCATCTCGGCCATTATGACGCTCCACGACCCCAATTTGGCCTCCCTCTACTCCGACAGGATAGCCCTCGTCAAGGAGGGCAAGATCAGGGCCGTCGGGAGGCCGCATGAAGTCCTGCGGGAGGAGATGCTCCGCGATGTCTACGGCGTCCCCGTGTGCGTCCTTGAGTTCGACGGCTTCAGGCTCATACTCCCCAGAACGGAGGTGATTCAATGA
- the thsB gene encoding thermosome subunit beta — protein sequence MAQLAGQPVVILPEGTQRYVGRDAQRLNILAARIIAETVRTTLGPKGMDKMLVDSLGDIVITNDGATILDEMDIQHPAAKMMVEVAKTQDKEAGDGTTTAVVIAGELLRKAEELLDQNIHPSIIIKGYALAAEKAQEILDNMAREIDVEDAETLKKAAVTSITGKAAEEEREYLAEIAVDAVRQVAEKVDGTYKVDLDNIKFEKKEGGSVRDTRLIRGVVIDKEVVHPGMPKRVENARIALINEALEVKETETDAEIRITSPEQLQAFLEQEERMLREMVEKIREVGANVVFVQKGIDDLAQHYLAKYGILAVRRVKKSDMEKLAKATGAKIVTNVRDLTAEDLGEAELVEQRKVAGENMIFVEGCKNPKAVTILIRGGTEHVVDEVERALEDAVKVVKDIVEDGKIVAAGGAPEIELAIRLDEFAKEVGGKEQLAIENFAEALKVIPRTLAENAGLDPIEILVKVIAAHKEKGPTVGVDVFEGEPADMMEKGVIAPVRVTKQAIKSASEAAIMILRIDDVIAASKLEKDKGGEGGSDFGGDLD from the coding sequence ATGGCCCAGCTCGCTGGACAGCCGGTTGTTATTCTGCCTGAGGGGACTCAGAGGTACGTTGGTAGGGACGCTCAGAGGCTGAACATTCTGGCCGCCAGGATTATTGCTGAAACCGTTAGGACCACCCTCGGCCCGAAGGGTATGGACAAGATGCTCGTCGACAGTCTCGGAGACATCGTCATCACCAACGACGGTGCCACCATCCTCGACGAGATGGACATCCAGCACCCGGCTGCCAAGATGATGGTTGAGGTTGCCAAGACCCAGGACAAGGAGGCCGGTGATGGTACCACCACCGCCGTTGTCATCGCTGGCGAGCTTCTCAGGAAGGCCGAGGAGCTCCTCGACCAGAACATCCACCCGAGCATAATCATCAAGGGTTACGCCCTGGCCGCCGAGAAGGCCCAGGAGATACTCGACAACATGGCCAGGGAGATCGACGTTGAGGACGCCGAGACCCTCAAGAAGGCCGCGGTCACCTCTATCACCGGTAAGGCCGCCGAGGAGGAGCGCGAGTACCTCGCCGAGATAGCCGTTGACGCCGTCAGGCAGGTTGCCGAGAAGGTCGACGGCACCTACAAGGTCGACCTCGACAACATCAAGTTCGAGAAGAAGGAGGGCGGCAGCGTCAGGGACACCAGGCTCATCAGGGGCGTTGTCATCGACAAGGAGGTCGTCCACCCGGGAATGCCGAAGAGGGTTGAGAACGCCAGGATAGCCCTCATCAACGAGGCCCTCGAGGTCAAGGAGACCGAGACCGACGCCGAGATAAGGATCACCAGCCCGGAGCAGCTCCAAGCCTTCCTCGAGCAGGAGGAGCGCATGCTCCGCGAGATGGTCGAGAAGATCAGGGAGGTTGGCGCTAACGTCGTCTTCGTCCAGAAGGGCATCGACGACCTCGCCCAGCACTACCTCGCCAAGTACGGCATCCTTGCCGTCAGGCGCGTCAAGAAGAGCGACATGGAGAAGCTCGCCAAGGCCACCGGCGCCAAGATCGTCACCAACGTCCGTGACCTCACTGCCGAGGACCTCGGTGAGGCCGAGCTCGTTGAGCAGAGGAAGGTCGCCGGCGAGAACATGATCTTCGTCGAGGGCTGCAAGAACCCGAAGGCCGTGACCATACTCATCAGGGGCGGTACCGAGCACGTCGTCGACGAGGTCGAGAGGGCCCTTGAGGATGCCGTCAAGGTCGTCAAGGACATCGTCGAGGACGGCAAGATAGTCGCTGCCGGCGGTGCTCCGGAGATCGAGCTCGCCATCAGGCTCGACGAGTTCGCCAAGGAGGTCGGCGGCAAGGAGCAGCTTGCCATCGAGAACTTCGCTGAGGCCCTCAAGGTCATCCCGAGGACCCTGGCAGAGAACGCCGGTCTCGACCCGATCGAGATCCTCGTGAAGGTCATCGCCGCCCACAAGGAGAAGGGCCCGACCGTCGGTGTCGACGTCTTCGAGGGCGAGCCCGCCGACATGATGGAGAAGGGCGTCATCGCCCCGGTCAGGGTCACCAAGCAGGCCATTAAGAGCGCCAGCGAGGCTGCGATAATGATTCTCAGGATCGACGACGTCATCGCCGCCAGCAAGCTCGAGAAGGACAAGGGCGGCGAGGGCGGCAGCGACTTCGGAGGCGACCTTGACTGA
- a CDS encoding ABC transporter ATP-binding protein: protein MPSIEVRGLSKWYGSKKALSDVSFTVEEGEIVGIIGPNGAGKTTLIRILSCLLKPDSGEVRIFGRKHCEAKDLFALLPQDVKAHFYTLTPRDYVYHYLRMRGLSRSEALQRVDEAMELLGIDYADEPMSTLSGGMVRRALLTMVLSAHARLYFLDEPTVGLDVENRLNLWEVLRKKAEESTIVLTGHYLNEISSVCDRVLLLKDGQVKAFGRPERVARDYLSGLHSKIVAFEDVKLEGFLLKKAGRNTHIYTRSKREEKEIMEVLESSGVPFRRESLTIEDVFIAGGLDDGAD, encoded by the coding sequence ATGCCCTCCATTGAGGTAAGAGGCCTCTCCAAATGGTACGGCTCAAAAAAGGCCCTCAGCGACGTTTCCTTCACCGTGGAAGAGGGCGAGATAGTGGGAATAATCGGGCCAAACGGTGCCGGAAAGACGACGCTGATAAGGATTCTGAGCTGTCTCCTGAAGCCCGACTCCGGTGAGGTTAGGATTTTTGGAAGGAAGCACTGTGAAGCAAAAGACCTTTTCGCGCTCCTCCCACAGGACGTTAAGGCCCATTTCTACACGCTCACTCCGAGGGACTACGTCTATCACTACCTCAGGATGAGGGGGTTAAGCAGAAGTGAAGCCCTGCAAAGGGTCGATGAGGCCATGGAACTCTTGGGAATAGACTACGCGGACGAACCCATGTCCACCCTTTCCGGGGGCATGGTCAGGAGGGCCCTGCTGACCATGGTCCTCTCGGCCCATGCGAGGCTCTACTTCCTGGACGAGCCCACCGTTGGCCTGGACGTCGAGAACAGGCTCAACCTGTGGGAGGTTCTCCGGAAAAAGGCGGAGGAATCAACGATAGTCCTCACCGGCCACTACCTCAACGAGATATCGAGCGTCTGCGACCGCGTTCTCCTCCTGAAGGACGGCCAGGTGAAAGCCTTCGGAAGGCCCGAGAGGGTTGCGAGGGACTACCTGAGCGGTCTTCACTCGAAGATCGTCGCCTTTGAAGACGTTAAGCTTGAGGGCTTTCTCCTGAAAAAGGCCGGGAGAAATACCCACATCTACACCCGCTCCAAGCGTGAGGAGAAGGAGATAATGGAAGTCCTCGAAAGCTCAGGAGTGCCCTTCAGAAGGGAGAGTCTGACGATAGAGGACGTGTTCATCGCGGGTGGTCTCGATGATGGCGCTGATTGA
- a CDS encoding multidrug transporter, with amino-acid sequence MMALIEYYARALTRGRFSLISFAIQPLSFIFIVYVVSGGRFLNTALAGAVVSFIVGVGIADLAIELVGMKTRSRFYDILMSLPGSGWKKALGISIGMSVPALPYVLLLTVLLLTRLGAWAVPGIILGIISLWLWSAGIGFLLGVRMKEPVRTIRLSNILVTGLTVFPPVYYPPSVLPDGLARILMLLPTVSASRLISGNGDLGNLLVTTFWGLTGLLFLARFRGLEG; translated from the coding sequence ATGATGGCGCTGATTGAGTACTACGCCAGAGCACTGACTAGGGGGAGGTTCTCCCTCATCAGCTTCGCGATTCAGCCGCTCTCCTTCATCTTCATAGTCTACGTCGTGAGCGGGGGCAGGTTCCTGAACACTGCCCTTGCTGGAGCGGTCGTCAGCTTCATAGTCGGGGTCGGCATAGCAGACCTGGCGATAGAACTCGTTGGAATGAAGACGCGTTCGAGGTTCTACGACATCCTCATGTCCCTTCCGGGAAGCGGCTGGAAGAAAGCCCTGGGAATTTCCATAGGTATGAGCGTTCCTGCCCTGCCCTATGTCCTTCTCCTCACGGTTCTCCTCCTCACGCGCCTTGGAGCCTGGGCAGTCCCCGGGATAATCCTCGGGATAATATCCCTCTGGCTGTGGAGCGCCGGGATAGGCTTCCTCCTTGGCGTGAGGATGAAGGAACCCGTTAGGACGATAAGGCTCTCGAACATACTCGTAACCGGTCTTACGGTGTTCCCGCCGGTTTACTATCCCCCCAGCGTTCTGCCCGATGGCCTTGCCAGAATCCTCATGCTCCTCCCAACGGTGAGCGCCTCACGGCTGATATCCGGGAACGGCGATCTGGGGAATCTCCTCGTGACGACCTTCTGGGGACTCACCGGCCTGCTCTTCCTGGCTAGATTCAGGGGGCTTGAGGGGTAA
- a CDS encoding VWA domain-containing protein has protein sequence MEPREKRLVFPFSAIVGQEKAKLALLAVAVNPLIGGVLLKGDKGTGKSTLVRALANVLPEIEVVADCPFNCNPRNPLEMCDSCYERYENGEELPIAKRKMRVVDLPLSVTIDRLVGTVDVERFLKEGKKALQPGILAEANRGVLYIDEVNLLDDYIADSLLDAAAMGWNTIEREGISFRHPARFILVGSMNPEEGELRPQILDRFGLCVEVSAPMNLEERIEIVKRVEEFHEDPTSFYKKYEIEEKKLTERIVKAREILPKVEISDDLLKLLAETVVNLGIKTNRAEIATIKTAKAIAALNGRRRVSLEELEKAMELALPHRLRDRPFQKPPQMQPPKPKDDSKQDHDHKHEHKHEHKKEEKNERMNQGSRSQGIGNLEQNFRSSEAKIPRIESKNFDGGGFTGYRSSRDVSVTVVNFPKGIPVSYIPPVNGRIKDVDFYNSLVWAVLNGKRPPIKLDLNDIRVRVRKAKAPTLWVLLLDSSGSMAVQKRISIAKGIAEKLVENGYIKKSKMALIVAKGNQAEIFVPPTKNYWEVLEKIENVPTGGRTPLSSALYNLLLLANRERMKDRSVKVRAFLITDGKANVPLFGKRIKEEIVELARALKKRDIELTVYDTRGRGINPGLSHVPILERVAGAKVHKV, from the coding sequence ATGGAGCCTCGTGAAAAACGATTAGTCTTCCCGTTCTCTGCAATAGTCGGGCAGGAAAAGGCCAAGCTGGCGTTGCTGGCCGTGGCCGTTAATCCGCTGATCGGTGGTGTCTTGCTTAAAGGAGATAAGGGAACGGGAAAATCGACCCTGGTTAGGGCATTAGCTAACGTTTTGCCCGAGATTGAAGTTGTGGCAGATTGCCCCTTCAACTGCAATCCGAGGAATCCTTTGGAGATGTGCGACAGCTGTTATGAGAGATATGAAAATGGGGAAGAGTTGCCCATAGCAAAGAGGAAGATGCGCGTTGTGGACCTGCCCTTAAGTGTTACGATAGACAGGCTCGTTGGAACCGTTGATGTGGAGCGCTTTTTGAAGGAGGGCAAAAAAGCTCTGCAGCCGGGAATACTCGCGGAAGCAAACAGAGGGGTCCTTTACATCGATGAAGTCAACCTCCTGGACGACTACATAGCCGATTCACTCTTAGATGCTGCAGCAATGGGATGGAACACGATAGAGAGGGAAGGGATCTCTTTCAGGCATCCGGCGAGGTTCATCCTGGTTGGAAGCATGAACCCTGAGGAAGGCGAGCTCAGACCGCAGATCCTCGACAGGTTCGGTTTATGCGTTGAAGTCTCAGCACCGATGAACCTGGAGGAGAGGATAGAGATAGTCAAGCGCGTTGAGGAGTTCCATGAAGACCCCACAAGCTTCTACAAAAAGTATGAGATCGAAGAGAAGAAGCTCACGGAGAGGATCGTTAAGGCAAGGGAGATTCTGCCGAAGGTCGAGATAAGCGACGATTTGCTGAAGCTTTTGGCTGAAACGGTCGTTAACCTGGGAATCAAAACCAACAGAGCTGAGATAGCCACGATAAAGACGGCCAAGGCAATAGCCGCCCTGAACGGAAGGAGAAGGGTCTCACTGGAAGAACTGGAAAAAGCTATGGAACTGGCTCTACCGCACCGCCTGAGGGACAGGCCGTTCCAAAAGCCACCTCAGATGCAGCCCCCAAAGCCTAAGGACGACAGCAAGCAGGATCACGACCACAAACACGAGCATAAGCATGAGCACAAGAAGGAAGAAAAAAATGAAAGGATGAACCAGGGGTCTCGAAGTCAGGGGATTGGAAATTTAGAGCAAAATTTTCGCTCAAGCGAAGCTAAAATCCCAAGGATAGAGAGCAAAAACTTTGATGGAGGCGGATTCACAGGATACCGCTCCTCGAGGGACGTCAGCGTTACAGTGGTAAACTTCCCCAAAGGCATTCCAGTTTCGTACATTCCACCTGTCAACGGCAGGATTAAGGACGTTGATTTCTACAACTCCCTGGTTTGGGCAGTTTTAAATGGCAAAAGGCCCCCAATAAAGCTCGATTTAAACGATATCCGCGTTAGGGTCAGGAAGGCAAAGGCACCAACGCTCTGGGTTCTGCTCCTGGATTCGAGCGGAAGCATGGCCGTGCAGAAGAGGATAAGCATCGCGAAGGGGATAGCTGAGAAGCTGGTTGAGAACGGCTACATCAAAAAGTCAAAGATGGCCCTGATCGTTGCGAAAGGTAACCAGGCGGAGATATTCGTTCCACCCACCAAGAACTACTGGGAAGTGCTTGAGAAGATAGAGAACGTTCCGACTGGAGGGAGGACGCCTTTAAGCTCCGCCCTCTACAATCTTCTGCTTTTGGCGAACAGGGAGAGGATGAAGGACCGGTCGGTCAAGGTGAGGGCCTTTCTAATAACCGACGGAAAGGCGAACGTACCGCTCTTTGGAAAGAGGATTAAGGAGGAAATAGTAGAGCTGGCCAGGGCGCTGAAAAAGAGGGATATTGAGCTCACGGTTTATGACACGAGAGGAAGGGGGATAAACCCGGGCCTGTCCCACGTTCCAATTCTGGAGCGGGTTGCTGGGGCGAAGGTGCACAAAGTTTAG
- a CDS encoding cobaltochelatase subunit CobN: MICFILGYGARPLPLLREILEEERIDGLVLTDQNCERELDKVEKSDVIFIYAHELPEIVEETIKESKAKVIACAGLESLTTVPEEVLIKAKTYYVLGGEKNLRNLVRFLAGLAGAEIDYEDPQEVPMHGIYHPELGLFESLDEYLKAYGKEPLIGVLFWRSTWLYKDFRPIGELIRALEEEGFGVIPVFTYGKDSRTGLGREKSEAVEEFFMKGGKPIVEALVSLISFGTVELKNLQRLNVPVFAPIRSYYQSVEDWKKSEKGVDYMTQVYGVIIPEVVGAIEPIFIAGTRNIEGYKEGEPYEEHMRYLARRVKKWVELRKKPRDEVRIAIVLINPPCKGLEANVAVGLGLDVPESIVRLLHRLKEEGYCVGEDLPENGEELIKLILERKAISEFRWTSVEEIVKSGGAIDFVDLEEYLEWFNELPEDLRERIVWDWGRPEDVLAGKVDKALVGMVHDGKFVVPGIRFGNVFITPQPKFGCAGARCDGKVCRILHDPRIVPPHQWWAVYRWITRKFKADVMIHFGTHGYLEFRPGKGVGLSPSCVPEASLDDVPHLYVYAVSNPMEGVIAKRRSYAALVDHIYPPMGMAEVLDDLDSLLTQYTKAKNLGDEARRRKIYEQILEKATENRVRIANPENEEQTIEEIHRYVELMRGSQINLGLHVFGYPPNEPERLAEYVATAMAYDSYAAPSIRRVIAGAVGLDYDEMKKNPLGTTNGFTNRELLEIFHRIAVKSLERLLKGESFEVVGEEIEKFGFKVTEKEKLEETFRKALDVAEKIIECKKEHEGFLKGLSGEYVEPGPSGAITRGKFEILPTGRNSYAVDPGTLPTKAAWQIGVETAEKLLEEYMKKHGKYPESVGQVLWSIDGYKADGEQIAQILYLIGVRPVWKGDVVAGLEVIPLEELGRPRIDVLVRISGIVRDTLPNYIYLIDGAIEKAVTLDEPLEMNYVKKHYVEHIKKLIELGKSFEEAQRFARFRVFSAPPGAYGAGVNLAVESSGWRSDEDLAKVWIQWSGYAYGKGTFGVEAYDSLVLSLKEVDVINRNHISDEHDPTNCCCYFAHHGGFKAAVDALAGKDAEVVQTDTRDISDTKIVEVKVELERVVRAKLLNERWIEEMKKHGYRGASEFSKKINHLYGWEATTKLVEDWVFDEIARKYVLDEEMRRWFEEHNPYAIEEIARRLIEAYERGLWETSDELIERLMEVYSEIEGILEESLGEGEVQGGTIEIYTAEDDEHWSENMREVEGIWSLVKND; the protein is encoded by the coding sequence ATGATATGCTTCATCTTAGGATACGGCGCGAGGCCCCTGCCCCTGCTAAGGGAGATACTTGAGGAGGAGAGAATAGATGGGCTCGTGCTCACTGACCAGAACTGCGAGAGAGAGCTGGATAAAGTAGAAAAGTCGGATGTAATCTTCATCTACGCCCACGAGCTTCCTGAAATAGTGGAGGAGACGATTAAAGAAAGCAAGGCTAAAGTCATCGCCTGCGCCGGCCTGGAAAGCCTGACTACCGTCCCGGAGGAGGTTCTGATCAAGGCCAAGACCTACTACGTCCTCGGAGGCGAAAAGAACCTGAGAAACCTGGTCAGGTTCCTTGCGGGCCTCGCTGGAGCGGAGATTGATTACGAAGATCCCCAGGAGGTGCCGATGCACGGCATCTACCACCCTGAACTGGGCCTTTTTGAAAGCCTGGACGAATACCTGAAAGCCTACGGGAAGGAGCCCCTCATTGGAGTTCTCTTCTGGAGGAGCACCTGGCTCTACAAGGACTTCAGACCAATTGGAGAGCTCATCAGGGCCCTTGAGGAGGAAGGCTTTGGGGTAATCCCGGTCTTCACCTACGGAAAAGACTCAAGGACGGGGCTTGGAAGGGAGAAGAGCGAGGCCGTTGAGGAGTTCTTCATGAAGGGTGGGAAGCCGATTGTAGAAGCTTTGGTGAGCTTAATCTCCTTCGGCACGGTCGAGCTGAAGAACCTGCAAAGGCTCAACGTCCCGGTTTTTGCTCCGATAAGGTCCTACTACCAGTCCGTCGAGGATTGGAAGAAAAGCGAGAAGGGCGTTGACTACATGACTCAGGTCTATGGGGTGATAATTCCGGAAGTTGTGGGTGCAATTGAGCCGATTTTCATAGCCGGAACCAGAAACATTGAGGGCTACAAGGAGGGCGAGCCCTATGAAGAGCACATGAGGTACCTGGCCAGAAGGGTGAAGAAGTGGGTCGAGCTCAGGAAGAAGCCCAGGGATGAAGTTAGGATAGCAATCGTTCTGATAAACCCGCCGTGCAAAGGACTTGAGGCGAACGTCGCCGTTGGCCTCGGCCTGGATGTTCCCGAGAGCATCGTCAGACTTCTGCACAGACTCAAAGAAGAAGGCTACTGCGTTGGCGAAGACCTGCCGGAGAACGGTGAAGAGCTGATAAAGCTGATCCTGGAGAGAAAGGCGATAAGCGAGTTCAGGTGGACGAGCGTTGAGGAGATCGTCAAGAGCGGAGGGGCGATTGACTTCGTGGATCTGGAGGAGTACCTTGAGTGGTTCAACGAGCTGCCAGAGGACTTGAGGGAAAGAATCGTCTGGGACTGGGGAAGACCTGAGGATGTCTTGGCTGGAAAAGTTGACAAAGCGCTGGTCGGTATGGTTCACGACGGGAAGTTCGTCGTCCCGGGGATAAGGTTCGGGAACGTCTTCATAACCCCCCAGCCCAAGTTCGGCTGTGCCGGGGCCAGGTGCGATGGAAAGGTGTGCAGAATTTTGCATGATCCAAGGATAGTTCCACCGCACCAGTGGTGGGCCGTTTACAGGTGGATAACCAGGAAATTCAAGGCTGATGTAATGATTCACTTCGGAACCCACGGCTACCTTGAATTCAGGCCCGGAAAAGGCGTCGGGCTCTCCCCTTCATGCGTTCCTGAAGCTTCTTTGGACGACGTTCCTCACCTCTACGTTTACGCTGTCTCCAATCCAATGGAGGGCGTTATTGCCAAGAGGAGAAGCTACGCAGCGCTTGTAGACCACATCTATCCACCGATGGGGATGGCGGAGGTTCTGGATGATTTAGATTCTCTCCTAACCCAGTATACAAAGGCTAAGAACTTGGGAGACGAGGCAAGGAGAAGGAAGATTTACGAACAGATTCTTGAGAAGGCCACGGAAAACAGGGTGAGAATAGCGAACCCTGAAAATGAAGAGCAGACAATAGAGGAAATCCACCGCTACGTTGAGCTGATGAGGGGCTCCCAGATAAACCTCGGCCTTCACGTCTTTGGATACCCACCGAACGAACCCGAAAGATTGGCAGAATACGTTGCCACTGCAATGGCCTATGATTCCTACGCCGCTCCTTCGATTAGAAGAGTCATAGCTGGGGCAGTGGGCCTGGACTACGATGAGATGAAAAAGAACCCCTTGGGAACTACAAACGGGTTCACGAACAGGGAGCTTCTGGAGATTTTCCACAGGATAGCGGTCAAGAGCCTGGAGCGTTTGCTTAAGGGAGAAAGCTTTGAAGTCGTTGGGGAAGAAATTGAGAAGTTTGGATTTAAAGTCACGGAGAAAGAAAAGCTTGAAGAAACGTTTAGAAAAGCTCTTGACGTTGCAGAGAAAATAATTGAGTGTAAAAAGGAGCACGAGGGATTCTTGAAGGGACTGAGTGGAGAATACGTTGAACCCGGCCCCTCGGGCGCGATAACGAGGGGGAAGTTCGAAATTCTGCCAACGGGAAGGAACTCCTATGCAGTTGATCCAGGGACTCTGCCAACCAAAGCGGCGTGGCAGATAGGAGTCGAAACCGCGGAGAAACTCCTGGAGGAATACATGAAAAAGCACGGAAAATACCCGGAAAGCGTCGGGCAGGTTCTCTGGAGCATAGACGGCTATAAGGCGGATGGAGAGCAGATAGCCCAGATTCTGTACCTGATTGGAGTCAGGCCGGTTTGGAAGGGGGACGTGGTTGCCGGGCTTGAAGTCATACCTTTAGAAGAGCTCGGAAGGCCGAGGATTGACGTCCTGGTAAGGATAAGTGGAATCGTGAGGGACACGCTGCCGAACTATATCTACCTGATTGACGGGGCCATAGAGAAGGCCGTTACGCTGGATGAGCCCTTGGAGATGAACTATGTCAAAAAGCACTACGTTGAGCATATCAAAAAGCTCATTGAGCTCGGAAAGAGCTTTGAGGAAGCGCAGAGGTTCGCAAGGTTTAGGGTTTTCTCGGCCCCGCCAGGTGCCTACGGGGCTGGAGTGAATTTAGCGGTTGAATCATCGGGCTGGAGGAGTGACGAGGATTTGGCCAAGGTGTGGATTCAGTGGAGCGGCTACGCCTACGGAAAGGGTACCTTTGGCGTTGAAGCATATGACTCGCTGGTTCTGAGCCTAAAAGAGGTGGACGTAATCAACAGGAACCACATAAGCGATGAGCACGACCCGACTAACTGCTGCTGCTATTTTGCCCATCACGGAGGATTCAAGGCCGCAGTTGATGCCCTGGCCGGCAAGGACGCTGAAGTGGTTCAGACGGACACGAGGGACATAAGCGATACCAAAATCGTTGAGGTGAAAGTTGAGCTTGAAAGGGTCGTCAGGGCAAAGCTCCTCAACGAGCGCTGGATTGAGGAGATGAAGAAGCACGGCTACCGGGGGGCGAGCGAGTTCTCCAAGAAGATCAACCACCTATACGGCTGGGAGGCAACAACGAAGCTCGTTGAAGACTGGGTTTTTGACGAGATAGCAAGGAAATACGTTCTGGATGAAGAGATGAGGAGATGGTTCGAGGAGCACAACCCCTACGCCATCGAGGAGATTGCGAGAAGGCTGATTGAAGCCTATGAGCGCGGCCTGTGGGAGACGAGCGATGAGCTCATTGAAAGGCTCATGGAGGTTTATTCGGAAATTGAGGGAATCCTGGAGGAAAGCCTTGGTGAAGGGGAAGTCCAGGGCGGGACGATTGAAATTTACACGGCTGAAGACGACGAACACTGGAGTGAAAACATGAGGGAGGTGGAGGGAATATGGAGCCTCGTGAAAAACGATTAG